GAGAATTACCAACGTTGCCGAAAAACTAGGTTTTCATAAGCGGTGTGGACTGACACAAGTCCCCTTCAGTATTGATCTAGTTATGACAGGGATGAGCATAGGTTATTGAAATGGGACAAGTTTGCTAACAGATAATTAATCGTATTGATCGAGACCTCCTGCCATTTTGGGAAAGAGAATTAAACGAGTCAATAATGAGTCGTGTCTGAGCTCTAATATTTAGAGACAGTTGTCAATAAACATGCCGCAGGCTGAggcatgggggtggggggggagtgtTGGTCGAAGCATAAGGACTAATCTGTCTGCGATGATGAGAAGATGGGGTCGCCCGAGTCCTGCAGGGACAGGACCTGGGTTTGGTTTGATTTCCCCTCGGCTCACCCCCGTCAGCGAGGGGAAGGCGGCCCGCCCGGCAGGCTCCTTGTTTTTCAGGTAACGCGGTGTGACTGGGGACATCTGGCTCAGGGAGCCATGTCAAACCAGGCCCTATCCCCACTGATTTCTGAAAATTGTTCATGACCAGCGTTGAACCCACGGGACCTTAGGTGATCGATGAAGGAGGGGAATAAAACAGTGGAAAACCTGTTTGTAAGTCCATTATTACCACAGACGGCCTCCCAGAGCACATCGCTcttaacatttacacacacagacagagagagagagagagagagaggaacccAGGGCTTCGGCGACAGTGCTGTATTTAGTTATCAAGGAAAGGCACTTTTGGGGGGAAATGATTGGATCGTTTCAACCACTTTATTGACTGAGGGGAGTTATTTGCTGAAGGTTTATGATGATGGCCCTGGCTTGTGACCTGCAGAAGAGTAGGGAACTGAAACATAGAGGTCTGAGAAAGCAGAGAACTAGTGGAActgtcaggattttttttcGGATGGTCTTGTCATGGTACTGTCTTGGGAGGAATTCTGAAGACGGGGTGGGTTAGATGGCGGTTGGTACTGATACAGGCCTATGTTGGAGATCTACCTCTAACCGTGACCGTGGGAGGGAACTGTCTTCTGGATACAATGGGAACATATTCCAGGAATTGTTTTCATATATTGACTTTAAGACAGAAGATGCTCAGGTAAGCACAGCATTTTGACTTCCCATTAAAAGGCTTGGGTAGCCTGACCTTACCAAGTATTGACAATCCATAGGCTATAGAAAGAAATCAAGATTATCTGCAACATGGGCTGTAATTTTTCGTGCAAACTGGCAATTTAATGTAGAATTCAATGTCATgtatggagttttttttgtttgtttgtttgttttgtcttgtatGTTTGAGAACGAGTCCATAAGGAGAACTGGGACGTAGTAAAGGGCTTGAGTTACCCAGTTGCCTTTGGGGTGGGTTCCACTGGTTCAGAATAATGTTCTTAAGCGGAGAGATAAAAAGGCCAAAGAGAATAAGCAGCGACATGTCACAGGGCATGAAAACGGGCTGATCCCAAAGCCGCGTCTTAAATCGACTTTACTCATGCGAGATGTGGCGGTGATGGTTTAACCGAACTCTGCAGCCTGCTTCGCTGCTCAGCTGTCAGTAATCAATTTCCACTTAAGCTACCTGTCTTATTcggtatgtttgtttgtttgttcgtttgtttgtttgtttgtttgtttttggcttttcgTTAGTTTTGCTGGTCATTTGAACTGCAAGTGCACGGAAGTCGAGCCTTTATTTTtcgttttttccttttttttggttttggtgtcCTTTGccacaattacaaaaaaagaagaaagaaagaaagaacaaaagaacatgcagggagcagagggaagcagagtGGCGCATGCCCGTCACTGTTGCATGTCTGGAAGTTGTTTGTCAGTTAAAGTGCTTTAAAGAAAGACCTGGAAGATTAGGCCTGTTTGAGGACATCACCTCATCAAAAAGTTAAACTGGTATGAGCCTCTGTTTTAGAGAAGATTTGCCTCAGAAGGCCTTTCTAAAAACAGCTGTCAGGGTCTGATCGTGTTATGCTCTTATCTGTGACAGTCTAAGCCCAATTCTCCCCAGCATTCTCTTCAGTCAAGTTTAAAGGTAGATTTTCTTTGTCTGGTTGGCTTGCttttgggttgttgttttttttgttgttgtttttcctaatgttttctttgttcagaTTGTGTACAAAATGCCCCATTGTGTTATACCCATGGACATAGAGTTCGTTTACTAGTTGAAAAGctaatcaaatgaaatttctATCAAAATTTATAAGAAGACATTCTTTAAGGGGATTCTCAGTTATGGTAGTCCATAAATATGTAataaacagagtgtgtatttgcatgtgacCAATAAAATCAAAGATTATTGAATTATTTACCCTCAGTGGAAAAGTTGAAAGAAATTGGCATTGAAttactcattcacacattacAGTTTGTTAACATGTAAAAAGGTTATCCAGAATATTCAGCGTGTCCTACTGATCCACGGTGATCAGAACCAGCCAACCTTTCTCGCCCAGCCTCAGTGTAGAATCATGCTGTTTTTCCCTGCTGTTGCCCTCTATATGAACTAAAGAATTCAATTAGCCATAATTGACTTCTAAATGACGTTAAACGTTCTGCCGAGGCTTACAATTACCaacattcatgttttttaaCAATTATCAGCATTCATATTTCTCAAAATAATCTTCTCGCAAGTAATCactggaaaggggggggggggggggggggccttttgttttgattgataTCCGTGTTGCTTGTTACGAGTTAACTGAAGGTATTGATGAACGTTGACTGCAATCGACCGTGCGGCGAGGGATTGCTTGTGTCAGAAGTAACGGCCCTTGATCGTGAAGGTTTATCCTTGGAGgacggggggagagagagagggggggctaCACTACTGTGGCGGACCGCAGATTAAGATCATATGAGGTTATGGAGTCCCTCACATTGGAAATCAATACTCCACTCAGTAAAGCCAGGCCTGTGAAGTTTAAATCAGAATCCCCAGGGATTTGAACCTTAATCCCATCATCTCAAACAGATTTTGGTCAGGGTGTCAATAATAACACAGATGATAAAATGCTCTTATCCAGCTCTTAAGAAAAACACTTGACGTTTTTCCATAAATTTCATATCGCCCGCCGCTGTCTCTGTGAAGCACCCTGGcctggtttgggggggggggggggggtacggaTGTATACGGAGGCGTAGCGGGAAGTAGCACGTAAAGGCCACAAACTGAAGCCAGCCACCACCGTCCCGGCTGCCCAACTTGTAGGATTTGCTAAATGTCAGATTAGACTTCCTTGTAGTCATAAATCTGGCTCTTGATTCGCAGGCCGGCCAGCGGGTGGGGTGGAAGGAGAAGCACGCCCGGTCCTGTCCACATATAAGAGCCCTTGTCCTCCACCTCCGGGTCACGACATTCCGTTCCATTCCTAGCTACGTTATCTCAACCAATATATCCTACGTGCGCTCGcgtttcaatattcaaaacacTCAGCTGgttctggtttgtttttggggttttttttgtaaaggttTTAAACGATCGAATCGATTTAAGAACCGAAACTGATGCGTCCGACTTATGCCAGGATCTTTTCTTAgaaatttgtgtatgtgtgtgtatgtgtgtatgtttgtgtgtgtgcgtgtgtttggcaCTCACACATTAGCTTATGAGTAATATACCTTTAAAGGCGTTTATTTTTATGGAATAATTACTATTAGTTTGCAGTCGTGTGCCTTTATAAAAGCCAGTCTCAGTAATGAATTACTGCGTGTCAGACTTGTACGAAATGCCCCACAGTGCGGCCGGGGGCTACACGGTACCGGGCGGAGGTGAGTACTGTATGTACGGAGGAGAAGGGCCCAGTTTCGCACACTGCGAGCCCCAATCCTTGCACCATCCGCCATGCGTGGATCAGATGTGGCCCGCGGGCCAGCCATATGTCTGCGGTTACCCTGGAAACAACCCGGTGTTCAAGAGCGAGTTCTGCAACATGGGGATTCCTCTTGGTCTTGAGCACCAGCCCGAGTACTTCTCCGATGCTAGGCAGGATTTCTCTCAGATGCAGTGGATCCACGGCCCTCAGAAGAAAGGTACCGTAGCGCTAACGTAGAAGCGTAGAAGAAAGGGACCTCGACACAGTAGATTTTTTCACAGTTGCACtcgatgagagagagagagagagagagagagagagagcgcagctGAGGaatgaatgcatttgtttttgtgagtgcGTCAGATTTgttaattgttttgtgtttttgttttggaagaaCTCTTGTAGTTCTTCACACTTTAGGGTGAGGCGGGTTTTGCCCCTATTAGAGGAATTTTGTCGTTGGGCGCCTGTTACGTAAAAGGTAAACACTGTTTGTAAACTCAGTGAAGCAcgttttccctcttttttgaTGGCTTTTGGATGGTTAGGACAGCGTCTAACGTCTGTGATTCATAGTATGTTGTTCATGTTAGTCTGAGTGCAAGATGAGctcttcctcccttttttttccctttttctttttttttttttttctttctctttttggagCCAGAGCAGCTGTGTCATCACTCTTCTGTGTTCAGGATCAATGTGGAGCGATTGATTTCAGCCACCGCACAATAGAGACAAGTCCTCAGCTGCCTCTGACCTCAATTTATAATGAGATCCTGGACATCCTTCATGGGCTGGCTTACACTGAATAGAATGATCTGTATGGTACATTGTTGTCAAAATTAGAAACTGCTTTGAACCGTTTTTGTAAccaaccaccccccaccctcgtctttttccccccagaatctggtttggggtttttttcccctctgacaAACATGAGCAATGAATTtgtcaaagccaaaaaaaacccctcatctTTCATCAGTTTaccaaaaatgttttatcaAGCTTGTCTTGCTAGGTCTCTGAGCGATATGTCTTCCATGCATTCAAACAGCTATTTGTGATGAGCATTTACTTAACCTACATTGAGTGAGTTTTTAAATCGTTTTCAAAACTTTAACCTTTTTCAGAAAACAACCTGATATATGACATCTCTCACAATATAGGACCgattgtttggggttttttttttagcattgaAACCAAGGAATATTGTCAGTTTCTTGAAATGCTCCGCTGGAAATGGAAGGAAGGTGCCGGTAACGTGTGTCTGGGGCAGTCGGTACGAGCTGTCCCGTTGAGTGGACTGTTTGGGTTTctcagtggggggggggggggggggggggggggggggtgaggggtggggagTATCGTATGGTGTATTGATTtgtgggagggtgggggagtttgtgggggggggggggtttgcggggggacagacagagggacagaaggcAGTGGCTGTGGAGATGATGTCGTGGCTTTGACCTGCTCCAGTCTTATTGATCACGTATTGATCTTTCTCAGAGTTTGGAACACAGCGTCCCCTCTAAGAACTCAAACGAGGCGTCTTGCCGAGAGGGGCCCAGGGCTCCTGTTGTTCCAAGTCTactgaagtttttctttccccttaAGAAGGAAACGCacgcgcgcgcttgtgtgtgtgtgtgtgtgtgtgtgtgtgtgtgtgtgtgtgtgtatgtacctaATATTTTCAGCCATTATTATCAAGAACTATGGTTTGATGGTTTTTTATTTGTAGATTTTTCTGGTATGAAGACTTTGAAGACTTTGTGCATTCTTACCCaacctttttgtttattttgtctccCCTCTCAGCTCAGTGAGTTTTCTGAATGTATGCACAGAAGCATGGCCGTGTAATGAAGGGCCTTTggttacaaaaagaaaagatttgagAAATCCTGGAGTTACGCAAGTGATGCTTGTGTGTCAGGTCACGTGAAATGGATTAACTGGAAAACTGGCCTGTTGGCTTGACGTAAAAAGCCAACAcgagataagaaaaaaaaaagaagcttttgtGAGGCTTTAGCAGAACTCGGACGaaaaataagtgaataaatCGACTGATTCGTTAGTATCATTTTTATGGTTGCTAggagtagtaatagcagtaacattttgtttttctcaatcacaattacaaaagaaaaaaaaaattcacgtACACCTAATATTTATTGTTAGGTATGAAAAGAAGTACTCTTGTTATGGGGTTTAAACCTCGAATAACAACATGCTGCTGTAAAGTTTGGGATTGATGACAAAATGTAGTAATTTTCGTTTGGTCTCATCCGTCTGTGTCATGCCAGGGTACATACCGAGTTACCTGGACAAGGACgagttgtgtgtagtgtgtggagaTAAGGCAACGGGCTATCACTATCGCTGTATAACGTGTGAAGGCTGCAAGGTAATGTAACTCAGACTCTTAATTTCCCATtccattctcttctctttgcctCATACTGTCTTTTCTGTTGAATGCTACTGTTTATGTTGTGTGAGAAAACTGTAAGAATGACATGATATAGGATCAGAGTCGATAAAAGTGAGTGTTAAGTTGGGAAAGTTGGCCCGTGTTGGAGTAATACCCATGGTGCTTGTTAAGGTTAAAGGGGGCATGTGTGCTCTTTACGCCCGGCCCGGGGTTAAGTGTGTCCCTGTTCCCGTTTTCATCCTAGGGGTTCTTCCGGCGAACAATCCAGAAGAACCTGAACCCGACATACACCTGCAAATATGAGGGGAAGTGCGTCATCGACAAAGTGACCAGGAATCAGTGCCAGGAATGCCGCTTCAAGAAATGCATTGCCGTTGGCATGGCGACGGACTGTGAGTCTTCTCTTCTGGAACTGTAGTCCAATCCTTATCCcagtctctctccgtctctgtctctctctttctcactctctctctctctcttttcgcccctgtctctctctctctctctctctcacactctttctctctctctttctctctctctctttctctctctttctctctctctctctctctctctctctctctctctctctttctctctctctttctctctctctctctctctctctctttctctctctctctctctgtctgaagtcCCCTCCTGTGAGCCAGAGCTGATTCCATGGGATTGTCACGTCTGGCGTGTTGTCCCAGTTGTAATGTCGGCTGTCGTGTATAGGTAGAGAGAGTTAAGGGTCTTGGAAATCTAGTCATGCGATTGGTTGATTGAGATGGCTTGGCATGATTGGAGCTGACAGTGAGTGACACAGTGACAAGGTGACCCTGTACCAGCTATAGCTTCTATGTCATTCGGTCAAAGCTAGCTTAGGCGAGGAAGCCCGCGGCCTGTGGTATTTTAAAGCACAGATGTATGTCTGCTAATTCTTCAACTCCTCGTCTAAGGAAGGATCTTCCTCACATTTGTACGATACGGATATGGATAGCGCAACTATGCTGGCGTCAAGTGTCGGTTTCCTTTTTGTAGTCAAAAGTGCCATTCGTTGCTGCTTACAGCTTTTGATACTCATCTCAAATAACCAGTCCGTATGGGTTACTCCGAATGACAAACCCAATAGATAGTCAATagataagtaaatgaataaatgtatgagCAACCCAGGCACATCACGGGCTGTTGGTGTAAAGATCCGTTTCCGGTGAAGGGCACACACTGAATTGACACGTTTCCTGTGTCGTTTGTAGAAAGCTCCAGGTTCGCCCCCATACTCCTTTTCCTCTGCAAGTTCAAGGAAATGACAAATGGCAATAAGTCAAAGAACCAATATAAAATACTGGACGAAACAATTCatttgttggtttgttgtttCGTTTGTTTTAAATCCTTGTTTGAATTATATCTtgcgtttgtttgtctgtttgtttgtttgtttgtttgctcgtTTATTCCACCGCGTTATTCTGAGTGGTCCATACCATGCGGTACGCGTGTGGATTTTACTACTGTTGTGTCTTGTTCTCCGTCGACTGCTCCCTaactctttgtcttttctcatcCCTTcgctttccttctcttcttttcgATGACCTCCCTTTTCTCATCTTGCACCTCCATCCTGGTTCGTTCTCCTCGGTCTCTCCCAAACTCCCTCCCTCTAGTGGTGCTGGATGACACCAAGCGTCTGGCCAAGCGGAAGCTGATCGAGGAGAACCGGGAACGCCGCCGGCGCGAGGAGCTGCAGAAGACGGTATGGGAACGGCCGCAACCCACGCAGGAGGAATGGGATCTGATCCGTCTGGTTACCGACGCTCACAAGGCGACAAACGCCCAGGGCAACCATTGGAAAGAGAAGCGCAAATTCCTGGTGAGACGCCTCTTCCCAGAAGCCAGCGTCACagcggttttttttttgatgcgttgtgttgtttgttctcTGCCACATTGCCAACACCTTTCCCCAATCCCTCATTCCCTCATTCCCACCCAATTCCCATTCCCTCATTCCCACCCAATTCCCCATCCCATCTTCACAGTTGTGCCCAATGTTAATCTGTCCATGTTTTTGTATCTCCTTGTAGAGTGGGGAGTATTAGCTGGAGGCTGGCGAGTCTGTTCCACAAGACAGCAGCACTAACTTATAACGGAACATCTTTTCCCGATTtctgtcactctttttctctcctcaagctacttttctgaaattttcttaaaaaagaaaaaaaaatcctaaacttactaatcatttttatttacttataaCTGCCAGAATAAAGGAAAATTTGTAAATATGTGTTGAAAACAGGTGCTTACACATGGATGTGGCGCACTGATTTAATTAAGTGGTTAGCGTCCCGTCATGCTTCGAGTCATGTGTAAAACGCCGGTCGCCTGTTGTtttggttgccatggttacagaAAGAGCTCTCATTGGCTTTGAGAGAGTGGGTGGTCACGGCATGTTTTCAGGAGCCTCAGTGACAAGGACCGCTCAACTTTGTATTGTTTCACAAAAGGCGTTTGCTGAAGTCTACAGATttgggagaagaaaaaataattcatCAGCTAGGGTTAGCCGtcattaagggaaaaaaaaaaaatcccaaaacaacacattctTGTACTCTGATGTCTGCACATTGGTTTGAGATTCAGTACAAAACAGGCGGGATATTATGAATCAGCTGGCTGTGTATGCCAATCCAGGCCATGAGCAAGCGGTTTCATTACAAACAGACTGGTCGAGAACCTCCTACAGTCTGACATTGCCTAACTGCACCTTCAAATGCACCATTTTGAGAAAAGTAGGGCAAAGAAACATGGTCTGTGGTCTGCTGAGCGGCagaaagaagaaacaagaagagaaaaaatgctcggtcagatgagtcatccgCGACTCTGTTCTCAACAAATGGATTAGTACATGGGTGGAACGTTCTAGAGGGAGCCCCAGACCCAAGCGCCTGTGTCCCTATATGAATTTGATGGTTCTGTCACGATGTGAGGGTGTGCGTCCCGACTTGTTTCTTTCGATCGACTCAGCCCCTTAGGTAGTACGGTAAACACCAGCGACCAGAGAGGTGTTCTGAGCGAAAATCCGTTTTACAGGACCATGACCAGAACACCCTCGTTGGGGTTTCTCAAAGGAGAAGGGTGTCGTTTTCCTCTGATAAAGGCACAGGTGTTTGTGAGAGCCATTGGCAACTGTACTAAAGATCCAGTAGTTTCAGGTTGTTCAGAGGACCCTGTTTAGAGTGACAATTAATGTTCccgtttcctttattttggcagttacctctaagttctgttctgttggtttttttttctacctctaTGTCGAGTCCTGTTCTTAATCTCACCCCTggcttttttgttcatttcgctaatcaaatgttcttttctttcttttttactgtatGCTCTAATCCTACTCTACAGATTCTTCTCTGTCACAGGACTCTGACGCTACTGTGGGTTTGCATGTTGAGTTTTTTAGACCTGACACAGGCCCAACACTGGTCAAATTCGATTTTAATTCGGCAGTTTTAGCAAGACAAACCAAGACGAGCTGCGTTTCTGTAAAACGTAGACTTGAACTGAGATCATCCAATCACGATTGAACATACTCAAGCTTATCTGTCCTGTCAGCAGAACCAAAAATGCgacagttattttaaaacatggGCAGTTCTGAACCATCATTAAGATAACAGATTAGATATCCAAGtgtattatcagtgttttaGTATTATCAGTGTATTAGCacaaaaggagggggggggggggttgggggttgggggccTGTGTCTTGAACTCCATGGAAACACCACTCAAGTTCATGTACTCACttgtttcagtctgttctttctctcttatctgtcctcagttttaaacattattttttctttagttGGCTTGGCTTGGGTTCTTCATTGAGACTTCACGATCCCTGTTGATTGTCCAACAGGTCGAGGAAACAATGCTACTTAATGAAATAACATGTAATTTATTCTATACTTCTGACCAGAGTGCAGTGGGGGTGAAGGAAGCCAAGGTAAGAACCAGTAGACCAAATACACTGAGTTTTATCAAAAAGCCGCTCTCTCAAATTCTCAGCTGctacattctctgtgttttcattttatttatttatttgtttgtttgtttgtttagctttttttGTGGGATAGATCAAAATGCTGAATGCTTGGAGCGTTTGTTGACATGTTTGTGTAGCTTTCTGCTCGCTGTGTCAAAAATGAAGGTGTTCACAGGACAGAAACTCTTAAGGGATAGCTGTGTTGAGTGagtctaaaaacaaaaaaagaaaaaagaataaataaattaaagaacctaacaacaacaacaacaacaacaactaaaaagaacaaaaagaaaaaaaacaaaccctaacAGAAATTTGGAAAAAAGCTGGGTTTGGACTGTGCTCAGCGCTTTTGTCAATCCGGGCTCTTGTctttcatactctctctttcacatcaCTTTGTTTCTGGTCAGAAGGGCACTAAACTACTgtttctcatctcatctcattttattttattttatgtcacGACAAAAAAGTAAcgataataacaacaataataggaacggtaataataatgatgataataataatagtaataataataataataaatgcaATTGTGTTCAGTACTGAATCGGTGAACAACCCTAGTCAGTGAGACCAACAAACAGAATGGCTTCTCTCGCTACGCTCTCTCAATTGTCCTATCTTTTTGAGtttccttcctccctccttttcctcacAATTAACGGTCACCGTGGACTGGCTCCACACTTTTATAACTTCTCACTGCAACTCTACGgcctttgtatttttttttgttttgttttgttttggtttttttttttggtaatttttcTCGCTTAGAGGAGAATGAGGATTTGCTGTGTCTCACCTTGGTCTTGGTTAAAAGCTCAGTTCCTGACCACGCCCCTCGCCCTCCTGCCCATTTTGTCTTGCAGCCTGAGGACATCGGCCAAGCGCCCATCGTAAACGCGCCGGAAGGGAGTAAAGTGGACATAGAAGCCTTCAGTCAGTTTACAAAAATAATCACCCCCGCCATCACCCGAGTGGTGGACTTTGCCAAAAAACTGCCAATGTTCTGTGAGGTAAGAAAGATTTTACAGCCGAAAGAGGACATCTGTAATCGGGCAGACCCCTAATGAAGACTataataatcatttaaaaaaaaaacaaaaaaaaaacaagctgcttgacaaataaataaaagagaaatacaaGGTTTAAGGGCCTTGAGGCACCTAACATTATGAAAATTTGATGTCATGCCATTAAACGGGCAAGAGTGGTGTGTCAGTCAATCTGACTCTGTCACTGTGAGGACCAgggtttgtgactgtgtgtgtgtgtgtgtgtgtgtgttactctagCTGAATTGTGAGGACCAGGTCTTGCTTAAAGCGtttgtgactgtttgtgtgtgtgtgtgtgtgtgtgtgtgtgtgttactctagCTGAATTGTGAGGACCATGTCTTGCTTAAAgggtttgtgactgtgtgtgtgtgtgtgtgtgtgtgttactctagCTGAATTGTGAGGACCATGTCTTGCTTAAAGGGtttgtgactgtttgtgtgtgtgtgtgtgtatgtgtgtgtgtgtgttactctagCAGAATTGTGAGGACCAGGTCTTGCTTAAAGGGTttgtgactgtttgtttgtgtatgtgtgttactcTAGCTGAATTGTGAGGACCAGGTCTTGCTTAAAGCGtttgtgactgtttgtgtgtgtgtgtgtgtgttactctagCTGAACTGTGAGGACCAGGTCTTGCTTAAAGGGtttgtgactgtttgtgtgtgtgtgtgtgtgtgtgtgtgtgtgtatgtttgttacTCTAGCTGAATTGTGAGGACCAGGTCTTGCTTAAAGgggttatgactgtgtgtgtgtgtgtttgtctgggtgtTACTCTAGCTGCCTTGTGAGGACCAGATCATCTTGCTTAAAGggtttatgacagtgtgtgtatgtatgtgtgtgtgtgtgtgttactctagCTGCCTTGTGAGGACCAAATCATCTTGCTTAAAGggtttatgacagtgtgtgtatgtatgtgtgtgtgttactctagCTGCCTTGTGAGGACCAGATCATCTTGCTTAAAGGCTGCTGTATGGAGATCATGTCTTTGCGTGCGGCCGTGCGCTACGACCCCGAGAGCGAGACGCTGACGCTTAATGGCGAGATGGCAGTGACACGCGGTCAACTGAAGAATGGCGGACTGGGCGTGGTCTCGGATGCCATCTTTGACCTGGgcgtgtctctctcctccttcaacTTGGACGACTCAGAGGTGGCGCTGCTACAAGCCGTCATTCTTCTCTCCTCCGGTGAGAATGACAtcgatgacatcatcagctttatgatgacatcatcagctttacaatgacatcatcagctaTGTGATATTCAGAGATATTCACATAGCTGGCTGTGCTAAGATATTCAAGTTTTATGTGGTTTCTTATGGATAAAACATCCCTAAATTCCTTTTGTATTCTTTAAAACGTTTATCATTGTAATTTGACGTAATTACCTGTAATGGTAATTTAATGTGTTACATTAGGCACATTAAGCAGTTAATTGCGTatttctaccaaaaaaaaaaaccaaaagtgcAGACATGTATTAGTTTGCATCAGGGATGTATTGAACGAATTTTCCAGCTGAAGCCAAATAATGCATCCAAAAGCATGAAACATTTCCAAATGAGCATCCCATCAGTCTTGTCACgtatcattcacacacaggctACGATCGCGTGTCAGTGTCACCACATTCGGTCGCGCCTCGTGGTCTGTGTCTGTAAGTGATTAGCTCCAGCCTGTCGATACAGCTCTTTACTTCCAACAGGAGCCTGTTTAAAACCCATTAGTCCAGCTGCAACCGCCGTCTTTTTGCTGCCGCGATTACCAGAGGATTACAGGGTCCAGTGAAGGGAAAAGCACCTAATGACATGATTACAATAGGATTACTCCTCAGCTCCGGCGATCACAATCAATAGTTAAAGCCTGCAATACATATCTCCTCATTTCAAAGAGCGTATACCCTGGCACACTCCTCCATTCCTGCCTGCGCCATAGACTGGCCAATACAAAGACCAGTAGAGACTGGCTAGTACATAAACCAGTAAAGACTAACCAGTACATAAACCAGTAAAGACTGGCCAAT
This sequence is a window from Chanos chanos chromosome 12, fChaCha1.1, whole genome shotgun sequence. Protein-coding genes within it:
- the thrb gene encoding thyroid hormone receptor beta isoform X1 translates to MNYCVSDLYEMPHSAAGGYTVPGGGEYCMYGGEGPSFAHCEPQSLHHPPCVDQMWPAGQPYVCGYPGNNPVFKSEFCNMGIPLGLEHQPEYFSDARQDFSQMQWIHGPQKKGYIPSYLDKDELCVVCGDKATGYHYRCITCEGCKGFFRRTIQKNLNPTYTCKYEGKCVIDKVTRNQCQECRFKKCIAVGMATDLVLDDTKRLAKRKLIEENRERRRREELQKTVWERPQPTQEEWDLIRLVTDAHKATNAQGNHWKEKRKFLPEDIGQAPIVNAPEGSKVDIEAFSQFTKIITPAITRVVDFAKKLPMFCELPCEDQIILLKGCCMEIMSLRAAVRYDPESETLTLNGEMAVTRGQLKNGGLGVVSDAIFDLGVSLSSFNLDDSEVALLQAVILLSSDRPGLTSVEQIERCQEDFLLAFEHYINFRKHKVAHFWPKLLMKVTDLRMIGACHASRFLHMKVECPTELFPPLFLEVFED
- the thrb gene encoding thyroid hormone receptor beta isoform X2 encodes the protein MPGYIPSYLDKDELCVVCGDKATGYHYRCITCEGCKGFFRRTIQKNLNPTYTCKYEGKCVIDKVTRNQCQECRFKKCIAVGMATDLVLDDTKRLAKRKLIEENRERRRREELQKTVWERPQPTQEEWDLIRLVTDAHKATNAQGNHWKEKRKFLSAVGVKEAKPEDIGQAPIVNAPEGSKVDIEAFSQFTKIITPAITRVVDFAKKLPMFCELPCEDQIILLKGCCMEIMSLRAAVRYDPESETLTLNGEMAVTRGQLKNGGLGVVSDAIFDLGVSLSSFNLDDSEVALLQAVILLSSDRPGLTSVEQIERCQEDFLLAFEHYINFRKHKVAHFWPKLLMKVTDLRMIGACHASRFLHMKVECPTELFPPLFLEVFED